The Phragmites australis chromosome 1, lpPhrAust1.1, whole genome shotgun sequence genomic interval AAATTTCAGAGAAACATTGTCATAAGGAATTATCATGCTAATCAAAATAGCGATGAGAGAGCAATCAGTGCTAATAGATTTCTACCATATTCTCTAAACCAATTACAAGACCAGGCTGTACAAACGAACCAGCTTACTCTTTAAACGACATTTCAACAAATAGTTAGTGTGCATGAGGAGGAGGTCTTATACTTTGGTTAATTGGAGATGAGGTTGTTGGCGACAGACATTGGGTGAGACAGAGATGATAGTGTGCGCACGACTGCAGCATGGTACTAGTGCAGCTCTCGGGGCATGCGACTACAGCTGCTCAAACGGCTCCTCCACCACGCCGCCGCCCCCACGGACGTGCGCGCCTTCCTTGCCGCATCGAGCTTCTCCGCGACGGCCATGAATGACGACTCTGGCCAGTCCTAACCAACGCAGCGTAAACTTGAACGGACACATCAAAACAAGAGACGTGAGCATCAACCTCCAAGAGGACAGGCTTAGTGATGAAGGCCTTGGCCCCAACCAGCGTGAATCTTCAAccctagcgagatccatggcTGGATCTGCTGGATCCCTTTGTGGATCTCGCAAGGGGCAGAGTTGCTGGTGGGGAAGGCtgggaggaggccggtgaggagagagagagagagagaggccgatGAGGGGAGAGAGATGCCGATGAGGGAGGTTGGTTAGGGGAGAGATGCTGGTGAGAGAGGCTTGGAGGAGCACCGGTGAGAGTGAAGAGATAAGAGATAGGAGTCCGGTGAGTGCAGGTGTGAATTAGAGTGTACTAAAATTTTGGGTCTGCTgattactatcagtgccggtttataattcgagccagcactgatactcaacCCGGCTCGATCATTAATCGAGCGCGAGAAgttacgaaccgacactgatacttcatcagtgttggttctagCTTAGCCAACGCTGATGACCCGTCTTGAATGACTTGTTATGTTGTAGTGAGTTCTCATACGATACacctaattttttaaattttgattgtGCGAAATTCGCAACTAcacctcgaaaagaaaagaaagtatAACTTTCATTATCCTTTTTTCTAATCAGGATTAGAGATTTCATTTGATATGATTCTATCTTTTCCTTAGTGAaatattaatcattaaatcatTAGCAAATAATATCAAATCATATCTCAAAGAATGTATAtaatgatccaatgaaaatgacaatctatTGTTATATTCTCTTTCTTATACACATTGCATTTTTTTGGACGATGGGTTTTACAGTACTTTCACATAATATAGGTTTGTTAACATCCTTTTTTGTGTGTTTTGCACTAGTTTAAGAAGAATAAACTAAACAACAAGGTTCCAGGGAAAACCTTCCACGTAAGCAACGTATAACAAGTGCTAAACTTTAGCGCCGCTATGTTACACATCTCAATAAGAGACTTCTTTTTACGTGAAATATGTCCGTAGGACACTTCGAGGTTCATGACTAAAATACATGACAAAATAAATGGAGTGCTTTGTGCCGTTGGCCAAAATAATTATGATgagaatataaaattatttatcatatattctataaatatagTATATCTATAAGTGACATACAATCCATGAGTATATCTTACTTACATGTGGTTCCCGCAGCGGAAAGTAAGATATAAAGGTAAATACAAAGAAGATAACCTATTAAGTAGGGAAGCCATCGCCTATTTGTAAGGACTCTCTTAGATATCTTGGAGAACCTCAGTTAAAAAAATTGTGCTCGGATGAGTATGGATAGGTCACACGTACCTTGCCTCAACTATAATAGGAAGAGGTACGTAAGGCATGCCAATCAGGAGCAAGCACAAATCTCATAGCAAAAGAACAACTCACGTCTTCAGATTTACCGAGCCGCTAACCCTCAAAGCAAGTCTAGTTGGATAGGAATAACCAACACCTAGCCAAGATCTACGGCTGAAAAAACCACCATCCGACTAGATCCATACACACCCTATTTTTGTAACTTGTGATCATAAAATTAATATAAGATTGGATGTATGACTATTATCCACTTAAAGGCATGTCCCTTGTGCGATATTCTTTGATGACCACACAAGTATCCCTACCTTTACATTATAAATATTTGGCAATTGTGTACAAATCGTAGACGAATTATTTCCAAGGGCATtctggaaggaaaaaaaatgttgcaaagtgaaacaaaattttgacAAATCAGTTTTGATGTGAAATTTGGAAACACAAGTGGTGCAAATTGCAATTAAAGAGGGATTGCAAGCATAGCTAGGAACGGGCCGGATCGACTCGGCACGAATCTTCGAGCCATGCCTGGACCACCACCTGAGCACGATGGGCTGGCACGACATGACCCGTAAAGGCCAGCCAACATGATCAGGCACGATATGACCCAACCGgttgtaaaaataaaaataaaaaagaaaatcatcaaacttagcctataaatagggcAACCTCCCCTACGACCACCACTAGAAATCTTACCAGCTCTCTTGTGTGCTTCTCTCAAGTTTTTGCGAATTTACGATAATTTAACAAAATTCATTGTAATTATTGTCAAACATCCAAAAAATCAAGATGTGACTTCCTGCTTGTTTGAAGAAATCAAGATAATATTTTACATCTAAGTTCgttgttttaaatatttttatttctctagTCTtaatatttcttattttttctaataTCATTCATGGATCATAATATGTCAGGTGCACATATGTCATCGAGCGCCTATGCAAAAAGATCAGAACCCATTACATCCTCAATGTagaaagattttgaaaaggtctacAAATAAGAAGACGAGGCCAATGTAATATGCCAAGTGTAACATATACAAACATAAATTATTTGCAAATTCTATAGGTGGAACGAGGCACTTGAATAGACATACTGCTACTTACAAACAAAAGGCTAGAACGAGCATGAGGCGGAAAATGTTGCAGTACAACTCCGACGAATCTAGATGTTGATGTAACATGTAATGTTTTTAGTTATGTtgtactctctttttttcctctgtATGGTTTTCTCGCATTGAGTTTTTACCTAGAAAGTTTTTTAACTATCCAACAAaaatatcaataaagctcattatTTAATTCCAATTATGTGTCcatgattttatctatttttcctgaatatttttgattttttaaaattttggaactacattgtactcttttttttgttctttagCGAGGTaaccaaaataacaataaaTCATATTATTTACGTTCGTAAGGCCTTttcatttttctatattttttatttttcagaattttttatttattcataatatttttcatACCTGTCATGTCTGACGAGCTGTTAGTGACATTGGTTGGCCCGGCGCGGCCCGAAGGCTGATGGACCGTGTCGTAAGCCGCCGTTACGGCCTGTGGGCTTGGGCCAGCACCGCATGGCCCACCAACAGGATTGTGACCGGCGGGCCACGCCTGATGAGGCAGGATTGTGACCGTTACGGCCTGATGAGGCAGCCCACCAACAGGTCGCGCTGGCCCACAGGTCCATTTGGCTATCTCGCAATTGCTTGCTGAAAGAAAAAGCATCTGTTCCCTTCTAACCTTCTCCCTCCGAGAAGCTTGAGCAATCGTTGTCGTCCCTGCCCGCCGCCGCCTAGGTCAAACaccgccgacgccgccgtcaGCCGTATCATGTCGACAAGCGCCAGCGCCAACCCGAAGCCGAAGCGGCGGAGGGGGGCCCCGAAGCAGGGCCCCGCGTTCCCTAGGGTGAGCACCGTCGGGGCAATACGTGCCTACGAGGAGGGCGCCGAAGGGGCGCGGAGGGACACTAGGCCGGGCCCCGCGTTCCCTAGGGTGGTCAACACCACGGTCAGGGGATGGGGCACCAGCGAGGAGGGTGCCGATAGGGTGGCGGGTTCGGCGTTGAAGGCGGGGAGGAGCGGCAACGAGGCGGGAAGCGTCGATAGTTCGTATCTCACCCAGACACGGTAATGTCTTGCGCCACGAATTTAGGTTGAAATCCTCTCCATATTGTAGGAACGGAGGATTCTATTCTAGTGTTGTGATTTTTATGGGTATTGCTGAAGCATGGCGTTAGGAAGAACGAAATGGTAGCTCCTTGATGCTTGTTGTTAGTTTAATCGTCCTATCCTCGTTGTACTAGAATATATCATTTATCACTATGCTCTAGCAAACTGTTCGGTGTTCGTAAGATACTAAGATCGCTAGTACAACATGTCGATTGTTTGGTACCTTTTTAGTAGGGTTCCTTAGCACTACGAGTTACTGGTTATTGGGTATCATCTGAAATTGGGGGCTTATTTTGAAAGATGAAATTGGGGGTTAATTGTAACTCGTACTTTGTCAGCCAGCTGCCTTGTTATCATCTTAGCATCCTTCAGCTTTACTGCTGTTGTGGTTTAATAATGTTGCTATGCATGTCGCAGGTTTGATCAATGTCCTATTTCTCCGTTGTCACTGAAAGCCATCAAAGATGCTGGGTATGAAAGGATGACCAAGGTGCAAGAGGCTACTCTGCCAAAAATTCTTCAAGGTCAGCAGACATGCAAAACATTACTGCTCCATGGTTTGAGATAAATTCCTTGGGAGCCCCAAAAGTATCATTTCAATGCTTTTTTTGTTTGCAGGAAAAGATGTTCTTGCAAAGGCAAAGACAGGAACAGGAAAAACAGTTGCCTTTTTGGTATTCCTTGCCCTTCAGGCCAACTAGTTAAATTGATTGTTATCGCACTTTCTCAACTATTGCAGTGATGCTCTACGGGATTATCTAATCTGACCAAGTTTCAATTTCTTACTTTTAGCTTCCAGCGATTGAGGTTCTCTTTGCATTACCTCATTCACCATCTATAAATTTGCTGGTGATGTGCCCTACCAGGGAGCTTGCAAACCAAGTGGCTGCTGAGGCCAGGAAGCTTCTAAAGTATCATCGCTCACTGGGTGTCCAGGTTGTAATTGGTGGCACACGATTGCCTCAAGAGCAACGAAGCATGCAAGCTAACCCATGTCAGGTTGTACCCTTGAAATACAGTAGTGCACTGTGTTCATATCTAGGTGTGACTCATGCACTTAAACATTGTATTGATTAAACAGATACTTGTTGCTACCCCTGGAAGGCTTAAGGATCATCTTGAGAACACACCTGGTTTTTCAACCCGTATTAAAGGTGTgaaggttcttgttcttgatgaaGCTGACCGCCTTTTGGATATGGGATTTAGAAGAGACATTGAGAAAATAATTGCTTTCATTCCTAAAGAACGGCAGACGCTTCTGTTTTCTGCTACTGTTCCAGGAGAGGTATTTCCTTTTGTCACTGTGCCCTTTTTGTACCTAAGATAATCTAATTTCTTAGAGAAATTTCATTACTATTAGGTGCGTCAAATTTCTCACGTTGCAATGAAAAAGGATCATGAGTTCATTAACACTGTTCAAGAAGGCGATGAGGAGACACATTCACAGGTTTCAAGATGTCATTTTCATGAGCTGTGTTGATAAATTTTTATAGCTTGCTAGCACGCAAATACCTTACAATGTAAGCCACACATTGTTCCTGCTGCATCAGGTAAACCAGACGTACATGGTCGCACCTCTAGACCTGCACTTCTGTATATTATATGATGTATTGAAGAAGCATGTTGCAGAAGATGCAGACTACAAAGTAAGTTATCTCATCAAGTAATTGCCAGTTTATGTCTTACAGAACTCCAGTGTGTCATTGACAATATGATTTGGTAGGTGA includes:
- the LOC133915939 gene encoding DEAD-box ATP-dependent RNA helicase 26-like, which encodes MSTSASANPKPKRRRGAPKQGPAFPRVSTVGAIRAYEEGAEGARRDTRPGPAFPRVVNTTVRGWGTSEEGADRVAGSALKAGRSGNEAGSVDSSYLTQTRFDQCPISPLSLKAIKDAGYERMTKVQEATLPKILQGKDVLAKAKTGTGKTVAFLLPAIEVLFALPHSPSINLLVMCPTRELANQVAAEARKLLKYHRSLGVQVVIGGTRLPQEQRSMQANPCQILVATPGRLKDHLENTPGFSTRIKGVKVLVLDEADRLLDMGFRRDIEKIIAFIPKERQTLLFSATVPGEVRQISHVAMKKDHEFINTVQEGDEETHSQVNQTYMVAPLDLHFCILYDVLKKHVAEDADYKVIVFCTTAMVTKLVAEVLSQLKLNIREIHSRKSQSARTKVSDEFRKSKSLILVSSDVSARGVDYPDVTLVIQVGLPADREQYIHRLGRTGREGKEGQGILLLAPWEMHFLTTVKDLSISEAATPSVDPSIQAVVKDAVRKVEMKSKESAYQAWLGYYNSNKTISRDKARLVRLAEEFSQSMGLAIPPAIPKLILRKMGLSNVPGLRST